In one Zobellia galactanivorans genomic region, the following are encoded:
- a CDS encoding NAD(P)H-hydrate epimerase, which yields MQVTSLSLEAFKEMDYWAVEKYKLSIELMMENAGLQLARLVAKKATQSSVVTIGVGNGNNGGGGLVAARRLAAWGFKVYLDVVVPITKDLPKTQLERALLFGAKEGIPETTDIWVDAYLGFSQRLPLSDAFAKSIGLANASSAFRISLDIPIGISKNGELSGFEADQVMTLAAPKTILEQLPSGIEVFVADLGIPKAVYRHFNVEMPDFSKNQLIAL from the coding sequence ATGCAGGTAACCAGTCTTTCATTAGAAGCCTTTAAAGAGATGGATTATTGGGCAGTTGAAAAATATAAGCTGTCCATTGAATTGATGATGGAAAATGCCGGACTTCAATTAGCCAGATTAGTCGCTAAAAAGGCAACTCAGAGTTCAGTCGTCACAATTGGTGTGGGTAATGGAAACAATGGTGGTGGCGGATTGGTAGCAGCCCGTAGACTGGCTGCTTGGGGGTTTAAGGTGTATTTAGATGTGGTAGTGCCTATTACCAAAGACCTGCCCAAAACACAATTGGAACGAGCCTTGTTATTCGGGGCTAAAGAAGGCATACCGGAAACAACGGATATTTGGGTAGATGCCTATTTAGGGTTTTCACAACGGTTACCCTTGTCAGATGCCTTTGCCAAAAGTATTGGGCTGGCCAACGCATCATCGGCATTTAGAATATCATTGGATATTCCCATCGGTATTTCCAAAAATGGTGAGTTATCGGGATTTGAAGCAGACCAGGTAATGACCTTGGCGGCGCCTAAAACGATATTGGAGCAATTGCCAAGTGGCATAGAAGTGTTTGTGGCCGATTTGGGAATCCCTAAGGCTGTTTATAGACATTTTAATGTAGAGATGCCTGATTTTTCAAAGAATCAACTAATCGCTTTATAA
- a CDS encoding Pycsar system effector family protein, whose product MKDAKAKAKIIDTQLIAELGIDKEKLKELKKKLLKVEPRSERGAETLFRLVSRNQYTLNTMIDRKSNILISINALILSIILGTVLTQLDKDPHLIFPAIIMLGTNLISIGYAIFATRPELTHGNKATNNLLFYGNFNTMEEEQYTEELTSLMYKGDELYKTIAKDTFHLGKTIDKKFKLLRTSFHVFLVGIVLAVIGFIICHIMFAF is encoded by the coding sequence ATGAAAGACGCTAAGGCGAAAGCAAAAATAATCGATACGCAATTGATTGCCGAACTGGGAATTGATAAGGAGAAGCTAAAAGAACTAAAGAAGAAACTTTTAAAAGTAGAACCGCGCTCGGAACGGGGTGCGGAAACTTTGTTTCGCTTGGTATCTAGAAACCAGTATACCTTGAATACCATGATCGATAGAAAATCGAACATTCTTATTTCCATCAACGCCCTTATTCTTTCCATTATCTTGGGAACGGTACTCACGCAATTGGACAAAGACCCGCATCTTATATTTCCGGCGATCATAATGTTGGGAACCAATCTCATCTCTATCGGGTATGCCATATTTGCTACGAGACCCGAACTTACACACGGAAATAAGGCAACGAACAACCTTTTGTTCTACGGTAATTTTAATACCATGGAAGAAGAGCAGTACACCGAAGAGCTCACCAGCTTAATGTACAAAGGAGACGAACTTTACAAGACCATAGCAAAAGATACTTTTCATTTGGGAAAGACCATAGATAAAAAATTCAAACTCCTTAGAACCTCTTTTCATGTCTTCTTGGTGGGCATCGTCTTAGCGGTGATAGGGTTCATTATTTGCCATATTATGTTTGCCTTTTAA
- a CDS encoding sulfatase: protein MKNGIMTLVALGLILIGCKEKKPAGEVPEAKGQTKPKNVVFILVDDLGWKDLACYGSSFYETPNIDKLAAQSNRFTNAYSPNPVCSPSRAALMTGKYPTRVGITDWIPGYENKNTLLQGPEDLYELPLEEVTLAEVLKEADYKTFFAGKWHLGDTGFYPEDQGFDINKGGHHKGRPPGGYYSPYKNPKLSDGPEGEYLTDRLTNESMAFLEENKDHPFLLYLSYYTVHTPIQASKKHIAKFEAKKQALKDSVALFKKEGIGQTVINQYNAAYASMVYALDENVGRLLEKMEALDIMDNTLVIFTSDNGGLTTLMANRKAPTSVRPLRAGKGWAYEGGIRIPLLIKRPGQKQGNEIDAPVISMDMFPTILSELDLPLRPDLHQDGISLSPLLDGKENVSHKSLFWDYPHYHGSGWTPGQAVRKGDWKLIYFYEDDLYELYNLKEDISEEHNVAQTRADKLEELKEALKYYNEKLEAPRPTRK, encoded by the coding sequence ATGAAAAACGGAATAATGACCCTGGTGGCCCTTGGCCTAATTTTGATAGGTTGCAAAGAGAAAAAACCGGCAGGAGAAGTACCGGAGGCTAAAGGTCAAACGAAACCTAAAAATGTAGTTTTTATTTTAGTCGATGATTTGGGGTGGAAAGATTTGGCTTGCTATGGTAGTTCCTTTTATGAGACGCCTAATATTGATAAGTTGGCGGCTCAAAGTAATCGGTTTACCAATGCTTATAGCCCCAATCCCGTTTGTTCGCCCAGTAGAGCGGCCCTAATGACGGGTAAATATCCCACTAGGGTAGGGATAACGGATTGGATTCCCGGTTATGAAAATAAAAACACCTTACTACAGGGGCCTGAAGACTTGTATGAATTGCCTTTGGAGGAAGTCACTCTTGCGGAGGTACTAAAGGAAGCGGATTATAAAACGTTTTTTGCAGGGAAGTGGCACTTGGGCGACACCGGTTTTTATCCGGAAGACCAAGGATTTGACATAAACAAAGGCGGTCATCACAAGGGGCGTCCGCCAGGAGGCTATTATTCGCCCTATAAAAACCCGAAACTTTCAGATGGCCCGGAAGGCGAATATTTAACCGACAGGCTTACTAATGAATCTATGGCGTTTTTAGAGGAGAATAAAGACCATCCGTTTTTATTATATCTATCCTATTACACCGTTCATACGCCTATTCAGGCCTCAAAAAAACACATAGCGAAATTCGAGGCAAAGAAGCAGGCCTTAAAAGATAGCGTGGCATTGTTCAAAAAAGAAGGAATAGGGCAAACGGTAATCAACCAATACAATGCAGCCTATGCTTCTATGGTATATGCACTGGATGAGAATGTAGGTAGGCTTCTGGAAAAAATGGAAGCTTTGGATATAATGGATAATACTTTGGTGATTTTTACTTCTGATAATGGAGGACTGACCACGCTTATGGCCAACCGAAAGGCGCCAACCAGTGTAAGACCGTTAAGAGCGGGTAAGGGCTGGGCTTATGAAGGAGGAATTAGGATCCCGCTTTTGATCAAGAGACCGGGACAAAAGCAGGGAAATGAAATTGATGCTCCTGTTATTAGTATGGACATGTTCCCTACAATCTTAAGCGAACTTGATTTGCCGCTTCGGCCAGATTTACATCAAGACGGAATCAGTCTTTCCCCCTTACTGGATGGAAAGGAAAATGTGTCCCATAAGAGTTTGTTTTGGGATTATCCGCATTATCACGGTAGTGGATGGACTCCAGGGCAAGCCGTTAGAAAAGGGGATTGGAAACTCATCTATTTTTATGAGGATGACCTCTATGAATTGTATAATTTGAAGGAAGATATCTCAGAGGAGCATAATGTGGCGCAAACCCGAGCAGATAAATTAGAAGAGTTGAAAGAAGCGTTAAAGTATTATAATGAAAAACTAGAGGCACCCAGGCCTACACGTAAATAA
- a CDS encoding SCO family protein codes for MSASKKTKYSFIAIALLPICVGLFLFLLFSTEKKLPIFNATDFNSELVDLSIQGSLNKHKVANFSLIDQNNTPITQENYKDKIYVADFFFTRCPNICPIMANHMKKLQKAFLNDDDVMFLSMSVTPEIDSVSVLRKYANKHGAIDGKWHITTGDKKHIYELARKSYFAVINQGDGGLQDFIHTPNFILIDKKNRIRGVYNGTSDKDVSRLAIDIKTLQKEDL; via the coding sequence ATGAGTGCATCAAAAAAAACGAAGTATTCTTTTATCGCCATAGCCTTACTACCTATTTGCGTTGGCCTTTTTTTATTCCTTCTTTTTTCCACGGAGAAAAAACTCCCTATTTTTAACGCTACCGACTTCAATTCCGAATTAGTAGACCTTTCCATTCAGGGCAGTTTAAACAAGCACAAGGTCGCCAATTTCAGTTTAATCGACCAGAACAATACCCCCATTACCCAAGAGAATTACAAAGACAAAATTTACGTGGCCGATTTCTTCTTTACCCGGTGCCCCAATATTTGCCCTATTATGGCCAACCATATGAAAAAATTGCAAAAGGCCTTCCTGAACGACGATGATGTGATGTTTCTATCCATGTCCGTTACCCCTGAAATTGACAGCGTATCGGTTTTAAGGAAATACGCCAACAAACACGGTGCCATTGACGGAAAGTGGCATATTACCACGGGCGACAAAAAACACATTTACGAGCTGGCCCGTAAAAGTTACTTTGCCGTGATAAATCAAGGGGACGGTGGGTTACAGGATTTTATCCATACCCCAAACTTTATTTTAATCGACAAAAAGAATAGAATTCGGGGTGTTTACAACGGCACAAGCGACAAGGATGTTAGCCGGTTGGCCATTGATATCAAGACCTTACAAAAGGAGGATTTATAA
- the dnaN gene encoding DNA polymerase III subunit beta, with translation MKFIVSSTYLLKQLQVLGGVINNSNTLPILDNFLFDLDNNKLTVSASDLETTMSSVLDVDSDNQGTIAVPARLLLETLKTFPEQPLTFVVEDNNTVEISSNHGKYALAYADGAEFPKAVELANPSSTTLLGDILATAIDKTIFAAGNDDLRPVMSGVFFQFSPENLTFVATDAHKLVKYQRTDVTASQVAEFIMPKKPLTLLKGILSGSESDVVIEYNDSNAKFSFENTELICRLIDGKYPNYEAVIPKENPNVLSIARNQFLSSVKRVAIFSNKTTHQIRLKIAGAELNISAEDIDYSNKAEERLTCSYQGDDMQIGFNSRFLTEMLNNLNSDDVSLEMSLPNRAGILTPIDGLDEGENVTMLVMPVMLNS, from the coding sequence ATGAAATTCATAGTATCCAGTACGTATCTCTTAAAGCAGTTACAAGTTTTAGGTGGTGTTATCAACAATAGCAACACGCTACCTATTTTAGATAATTTTTTATTCGACCTTGACAACAATAAACTAACGGTCTCCGCTTCGGATCTTGAAACTACAATGAGTTCGGTACTGGATGTGGATTCTGACAACCAAGGGACCATTGCCGTTCCGGCGCGTCTTTTATTGGAAACCCTAAAGACTTTTCCCGAACAGCCCTTGACCTTTGTTGTAGAGGATAACAATACGGTAGAGATCAGCTCAAACCATGGTAAGTATGCCTTGGCCTATGCAGATGGTGCCGAATTTCCGAAAGCCGTTGAACTGGCCAACCCTAGTTCAACTACCCTTCTCGGCGATATTTTGGCCACGGCCATTGACAAAACCATATTTGCGGCCGGTAACGATGACCTTAGGCCGGTGATGAGCGGTGTCTTTTTTCAATTCTCACCCGAAAACCTAACCTTTGTCGCTACCGATGCCCACAAATTGGTAAAATATCAAAGAACGGATGTTACGGCTTCGCAAGTAGCCGAATTTATAATGCCGAAGAAACCCTTAACACTCTTAAAGGGAATTTTGTCCGGTAGCGAATCTGATGTCGTTATCGAATACAATGACAGTAATGCCAAGTTCAGTTTTGAAAATACCGAACTTATCTGTCGTTTGATCGATGGAAAATATCCGAACTACGAAGCAGTAATCCCTAAGGAGAATCCTAATGTACTTTCTATTGCCCGAAATCAATTTTTGAGCTCGGTAAAAAGGGTCGCTATTTTCTCTAACAAGACTACCCACCAGATACGTTTAAAAATCGCAGGGGCCGAATTGAATATTTCTGCCGAGGATATCGATTACAGCAACAAGGCCGAAGAGCGTTTGACCTGTTCTTACCAAGGTGACGATATGCAAATTGGCTTTAACTCCCGATTCTTGACCGAAATGTTGAACAATCTCAATTCCGATGATGTTTCCTTGGAAATGAGCTTGCCGAACAGAGCAGGTATCCTTACCCCTATCGACGGACTGGACGAAGGTGAAAATGTAACCATGTTGGTTATGCCGGTTATGCTTAATAGCTAA
- the gldG gene encoding gliding motility-associated ABC transporter substrate-binding protein GldG: MKKNAIGVVAALIVLLIINFASGWVYTRFDLTEDQRYTLSQEALNTVENFDQPVIVDVLLEGNLPPEFLRLKTETRQLLEEFASKNNNIKFNFVDPLEDTENIEGTLTDLQALGLKPAQVTVEDSGKVSQEIVFPWAMVNYKNKTVKVPLLKNKLGASTEDRVNNSVQNLEYAFSDAFAKVNLTEKKRIAILKGNGELDDIYIADFLTSIREYYNIGAITLDSVTNNPQGTLDQLKEFDLALIAKPTEAFTDAEKYVLDQYIVNGGKSMWLIDQVNMELDSLFNQSGTAMALPRDLNLTDFFFKYGVRVNGNLVNDMYFTQIVIASGEGNDSQYNPVPWYYHPMVFSKNDHPINNNLEAIRFQFANSIDTLANSNKKTILLSSSPLSKLDGTPKQISLDLIDLNTPPDKERYNKGNNPLAVLINGKFTSAFANRVKPVALKGTLDQGQENAMLVISDGDIIRNQVRNNRPLELGYDKWTNNYYGNKEFLINAMNYLLDEKGLINIRNKKVAVPLMDAKKIVDHKSYWQLINIGLPVGLTLLFGAFFNYFRKRKYGA; this comes from the coding sequence ATGAAGAAAAATGCTATTGGCGTAGTTGCCGCATTGATCGTTCTACTGATAATCAATTTTGCCTCCGGTTGGGTGTATACCCGTTTTGACCTTACCGAAGACCAAAGGTATACCCTATCGCAGGAAGCCTTGAACACGGTAGAAAATTTTGACCAACCGGTTATCGTAGATGTGCTCCTGGAGGGCAACCTCCCTCCTGAATTCTTAAGACTAAAGACCGAGACACGCCAGTTGCTGGAGGAATTCGCCAGTAAGAACAACAATATAAAATTCAATTTTGTAGACCCGCTTGAAGATACCGAAAACATTGAAGGCACACTTACCGACCTACAGGCATTGGGCCTAAAACCCGCACAAGTTACCGTAGAGGACAGTGGCAAGGTGTCACAAGAAATCGTTTTTCCTTGGGCCATGGTCAACTATAAGAACAAGACCGTTAAGGTGCCCTTGCTCAAGAATAAGTTAGGGGCCTCCACCGAGGACCGGGTCAACAATTCTGTACAGAACTTGGAATATGCCTTTAGCGATGCATTTGCCAAGGTAAACCTTACCGAGAAAAAACGAATTGCCATATTAAAGGGGAATGGCGAACTTGATGATATTTATATCGCTGATTTTCTCACCTCCATTCGTGAGTATTATAATATAGGTGCCATTACACTTGATTCGGTGACCAACAATCCGCAGGGGACCCTAGACCAATTAAAGGAATTTGACCTTGCCCTGATCGCCAAACCTACCGAAGCCTTTACCGATGCCGAAAAATATGTGCTCGACCAATACATCGTAAACGGGGGCAAGTCGATGTGGCTTATCGACCAGGTGAATATGGAATTGGACAGCCTTTTTAATCAAAGTGGTACGGCCATGGCGCTTCCGAGGGACTTAAACCTTACCGATTTCTTCTTTAAGTACGGTGTACGGGTCAACGGCAATTTGGTGAACGATATGTATTTCACCCAAATCGTAATTGCATCGGGAGAAGGAAACGATTCACAGTACAATCCCGTTCCTTGGTATTACCACCCGATGGTCTTTTCAAAAAACGACCATCCTATAAACAATAACCTTGAGGCCATACGGTTTCAATTTGCCAACTCTATAGATACCTTGGCCAATAGCAATAAAAAGACCATACTACTGTCGAGTTCGCCCCTGTCAAAATTAGACGGTACACCTAAGCAAATCAGTCTAGACCTTATAGACCTAAACACCCCTCCCGACAAAGAACGCTACAACAAGGGCAACAACCCCTTGGCCGTTCTTATCAACGGTAAATTTACATCGGCATTCGCCAATCGGGTCAAGCCGGTAGCCTTGAAAGGCACCCTTGACCAAGGTCAAGAGAATGCCATGTTGGTAATTTCGGATGGCGACATCATACGCAATCAGGTACGGAACAATAGGCCCTTGGAATTGGGTTACGACAAGTGGACAAACAACTATTATGGAAACAAAGAATTTTTAATAAACGCCATGAATTACCTTTTAGACGAAAAAGGACTTATAAACATTCGAAATAAAAAAGTGGCCGTACCCCTCATGGACGCCAAAAAGATTGTCGACCATAAAAGCTATTGGCAGCTAATAAATATTGGGCTTCCCGTAGGATTGACACTTCTTTTTGGGGCATTTTTCAACTATTTTAGAAAGCGCAAATACGGGGCCTAG
- the gldF gene encoding gliding motility-associated ABC transporter permease subunit GldF, which produces MLAIFKREIQSFFTSPIGYLVIGLFLVLNGLFLWVFKGPFNIFDYGFADLGNFFLLAPWVFLFLIPAITMKSFSEEKKLGTLELLFIKPLTLWQTVLGKFLGTLALGVIALIPTLLYAYTVSQLGTTAGNIDTGLVIGSYFGTLFLMACYTAVGLFASTLSENQIVAFITGLVLCFILYYGFEGLATIMDTSETVVFVQKLGMKHHFESIARGVLDTRDLVYFVSLTAFFLFLTVEKLKNTNR; this is translated from the coding sequence ATGCTCGCCATTTTCAAACGTGAAATACAATCGTTCTTTACTTCGCCCATAGGGTATTTGGTCATCGGCCTTTTTCTTGTTCTCAACGGACTGTTTCTATGGGTTTTCAAGGGACCGTTCAATATTTTCGACTACGGATTTGCCGATTTGGGCAACTTTTTTCTGTTGGCCCCGTGGGTCTTTCTTTTTTTGATTCCCGCCATTACCATGAAAAGTTTCTCGGAGGAGAAAAAACTAGGCACCTTAGAATTGCTCTTTATCAAGCCACTTACCCTTTGGCAAACCGTTTTAGGTAAATTTCTGGGCACCTTGGCTTTGGGAGTAATTGCCCTGATCCCGACCTTGCTTTATGCTTACACCGTATCCCAGTTGGGCACTACGGCAGGTAATATAGATACGGGCCTGGTCATAGGTTCGTATTTCGGGACCCTATTCCTAATGGCCTGTTATACCGCCGTGGGGCTTTTTGCGTCTACGCTCTCGGAAAACCAGATCGTAGCCTTCATTACGGGGCTCGTACTTTGTTTTATACTGTATTATGGTTTTGAAGGTCTGGCTACCATTATGGATACCAGTGAAACCGTTGTTTTTGTTCAAAAATTGGGTATGAAACATCACTTTGAGAGTATTGCCCGGGGCGTACTCGACACCCGAGACCTGGTTTATTTTGTTTCCTTGACCGCTTTCTTTCTTTTTCTTACGGTAGAAAAGCTTAAAAACACAAACCGATAA
- a CDS encoding SAM hydrolase/SAM-dependent halogenase family protein, translated as MTPIITLTTDFGLKDYFVGTLKGTIYKELSDAKIVDISHDISPFNIQECAYILENAYKHFPEGTIHIVGVDSEPTPENQHIAVLVNGHYFISANNGVIGLITSEVQPEKVVELNIPNPSHGSFPVLDVFVQVACHIARGGTLEVVGKPFDGLKELREFAPSATDNGNKIIGSVIYIDNYGNVVTNIHRNYFEAYRKGRDFELNARTTKIKKIHNKYSDIINFDLERSQRKGAGDLLALFNSAGYVQLSIYKSDLNTVGGASTLLGLDYRDTVTISFV; from the coding sequence ATGACTCCGATTATAACGCTTACTACAGATTTTGGTCTAAAAGACTACTTTGTCGGTACCCTTAAGGGAACTATCTATAAAGAGCTCTCCGATGCAAAAATAGTTGATATTTCCCATGATATAAGTCCGTTCAACATTCAGGAATGTGCCTATATCTTAGAGAATGCCTACAAACATTTTCCTGAAGGCACCATACATATCGTTGGTGTAGATTCGGAACCCACCCCAGAAAACCAACATATTGCGGTTCTAGTAAACGGCCATTATTTTATCAGTGCCAACAATGGGGTGATCGGACTCATTACCAGTGAGGTCCAGCCCGAAAAAGTCGTGGAACTGAACATACCCAACCCCAGCCACGGTTCCTTTCCCGTGCTTGACGTTTTTGTACAGGTAGCCTGCCATATTGCCCGTGGAGGTACCTTGGAAGTTGTGGGCAAGCCTTTTGACGGATTGAAGGAGCTTAGGGAATTTGCCCCCAGCGCCACCGATAACGGTAACAAAATCATCGGCAGCGTTATCTATATAGACAACTACGGAAACGTGGTGACCAATATCCATAGGAACTATTTTGAAGCCTACCGTAAGGGACGCGATTTTGAACTCAACGCCCGTACGACCAAAATCAAGAAAATACATAATAAGTATAGTGACATTATCAATTTTGACCTAGAAAGAAGCCAGCGTAAGGGAGCTGGTGATCTTTTGGCCCTTTTTAACAGTGCCGGATATGTGCAATTGTCCATATACAAAAGTGACCTGAACACCGTAGGTGGGGCCTCTACCCTACTCGGACTCGATTACAGGGATACCGTTACCATTAGCTTTGTATAG
- a CDS encoding PhoH family protein, with protein MNELIIELTEISPREFFGQQNQNIDLLKKYFPKLKIVARGSKIKVYGDEELLEEFERRFDMLTAHFGKYNKLDENSIERVLTSNTSQDYESPENSGETLVHGVNGRLIKPQTLNQRRLVDAAKNNDMVFAIGPAGTGKTYTGVALAVKALKEKQVKRIILTRPAVEAGENLGFLPGDLKEKLDPYMQPLYDGLRDMIPSEKLAHLIENGIIQIAPLAFMRGRTLDNAFVILDEAQNTTHAQMKMFLTRMGKNAKFMITGDPGQIDLPRRVISGLKEALLILKNTQGIEIVYLDDKDVIRHKLVKKVIDAYKNIEHQN; from the coding sequence TTGAACGAACTGATAATAGAACTTACAGAGATTAGCCCACGCGAATTTTTCGGGCAACAAAATCAAAATATAGATTTACTAAAAAAGTATTTTCCAAAGCTCAAGATCGTAGCAAGGGGAAGCAAAATTAAAGTCTACGGTGATGAAGAACTCCTCGAAGAGTTCGAACGCCGCTTTGATATGCTTACCGCCCATTTTGGCAAGTACAATAAATTAGACGAAAATAGCATTGAACGTGTGCTGACCAGCAATACGTCCCAAGACTATGAGTCTCCCGAGAACAGTGGGGAAACTTTGGTACATGGGGTTAATGGCCGTCTTATAAAACCACAGACCCTCAATCAACGAAGGTTGGTCGATGCGGCCAAGAACAACGATATGGTCTTCGCCATTGGCCCGGCAGGTACGGGAAAGACCTATACCGGCGTAGCCTTGGCGGTTAAAGCCTTGAAGGAAAAGCAGGTAAAGCGCATTATCTTAACAAGACCTGCAGTCGAGGCTGGTGAGAACCTAGGCTTCTTGCCAGGGGATTTAAAGGAGAAATTAGATCCCTATATGCAACCTTTGTACGACGGACTTAGGGATATGATACCTTCGGAAAAGCTGGCCCACTTGATAGAGAACGGAATCATTCAAATAGCCCCATTGGCCTTTATGCGCGGACGTACCTTGGATAATGCCTTTGTTATTTTGGATGAGGCCCAGAACACGACCCATGCACAAATGAAAATGTTCCTTACCCGTATGGGAAAGAACGCCAAATTTATGATTACCGGTGATCCCGGACAGATCGATTTGCCGAGAAGGGTGATTTCAGGACTCAAGGAAGCCCTTTTGATCCTTAAAAATACCCAGGGTATTGAAATTGTTTATCTCGACGATAAAGATGTGATTCGTCATAAGCTGGTAAAAAAGGTGATTGACGCATACAAGAATATAGAACACCAAAATTAA
- a CDS encoding phosphoribosylaminoimidazolesuccinocarboxamide synthase translates to MSSTITDTNFEFPGQKSIYKGKVREVYELDNGILVMVATDRLSAFDVVMPKGIPYKGQILNQIATKMMDATKDIVPNWLMATPDPNVAVGHACEPFKVEMVIRGYLSGHAAREYKAGKRMLCGVAMPEGMKENDKFPNPIITPATKAEMGDHDEDISKEDILKRGIVSKEDYEVLEQYTQALFERGTQIAAERGLILVDTKYEFGKTKDGKIVLIDEIHTPDSSRYFYADTYAELQEKGAPQKQLSKEFVRQWLIENGFQGLEGQTLPHMTDEYIETVSERYIELYENITGEAFQKADISDIQTRIEKNVLAYLKA, encoded by the coding sequence ATGAGCAGTACCATTACAGATACGAATTTTGAATTTCCTGGCCAGAAAAGTATTTACAAGGGCAAGGTACGTGAAGTATATGAACTTGATAATGGAATCTTGGTCATGGTTGCCACCGATCGCCTATCGGCCTTTGATGTGGTGATGCCCAAAGGTATTCCTTATAAAGGGCAGATCCTGAATCAGATCGCCACTAAAATGATGGATGCTACCAAAGATATCGTTCCCAATTGGTTAATGGCTACGCCAGACCCCAATGTAGCGGTAGGGCATGCCTGTGAACCTTTCAAGGTGGAAATGGTCATTAGGGGCTATCTTTCGGGGCATGCGGCCCGTGAATATAAAGCAGGTAAGCGTATGTTGTGCGGCGTGGCCATGCCAGAGGGAATGAAGGAAAACGATAAATTCCCCAACCCCATTATTACCCCGGCTACCAAGGCTGAAATGGGAGATCACGATGAGGATATTTCTAAAGAGGATATTTTAAAAAGAGGTATCGTCTCTAAGGAGGATTATGAAGTTTTAGAGCAATATACACAAGCCCTTTTTGAAAGGGGTACCCAAATTGCGGCCGAAAGAGGACTCATACTGGTAGATACCAAATACGAATTCGGAAAGACCAAGGACGGTAAGATTGTTTTGATAGACGAAATCCATACGCCCGATTCTTCGCGTTATTTCTATGCCGACACCTATGCGGAATTACAGGAAAAAGGCGCGCCCCAAAAACAATTGTCGAAAGAGTTCGTACGCCAATGGCTTATTGAAAACGGCTTTCAGGGGCTTGAAGGGCAAACCTTGCCCCATATGACCGATGAGTATATAGAAACGGTTTCCGAACGTTATATCGAACTGTACGAAAACATAACGGGCGAAGCTTTTCAAAAGGCCGATATATCGGATATCCAAACCCGTATTGAAAAGAACGTGTTGGCTTATTTAAAGGCTTGA
- a CDS encoding 3'-5' exonuclease has translation MNLFKKRKKNYPDFWMDYLERFNAKPENDLSKIRFVVLDTETTGFDYEADRILSIGALSLQNNHINVNQSLEVYLYQHFYHAENIQIHGILQEEPKERITELDALIQFLDYIGNSVLVAHHAGFDRTMINKALNRHGMPDLKNKFLDTSVLYKRTLIQSPLLPVKPQYSLDELAEKFDISKKDRHTALGDAYITAIAFMKILQKLKTKKNFSVKKLLK, from the coding sequence ATGAACCTGTTTAAAAAACGAAAAAAGAACTATCCCGATTTTTGGATGGATTACTTAGAGCGGTTCAACGCCAAGCCGGAGAACGACCTCTCAAAGATCCGCTTTGTGGTACTCGATACGGAAACTACGGGCTTTGATTACGAAGCCGACCGTATCTTATCTATCGGGGCCCTAAGCCTTCAGAACAACCATATCAATGTAAACCAAAGTCTTGAGGTCTATCTATACCAGCATTTCTATCATGCCGAGAACATTCAGATACACGGTATTTTACAGGAAGAGCCCAAGGAACGTATTACGGAGTTGGATGCCCTGATCCAATTTTTAGATTACATCGGCAATTCGGTTCTTGTGGCCCATCATGCCGGCTTCGACCGAACCATGATCAACAAGGCCCTCAACCGGCACGGGATGCCCGACCTAAAGAACAAGTTTCTCGATACTTCCGTCCTTTACAAGCGAACCCTGATCCAATCGCCACTGTTACCGGTCAAGCCCCAATATTCACTCGATGAGCTGGCCGAAAAATTCGATATCTCCAAAAAAGACCGGCATACGGCACTAGGCGATGCCTACATTACCGCCATTGCCTTTATGAAGATTCTGCAAAAATTAAAAACAAAGAAAAATTTTTCGGTTAAAAAACTACTGAAGTAG